In the Victivallis sp. Marseille-Q1083 genome, one interval contains:
- a CDS encoding IS1380 family transposase — protein MTKCNVSIPVFQGPKSRKIEFNFAGGDISSDGGLLFVKEFDRKLGLTRRAGNLLDSFDLRQPGKVEHSYLSMLRQRVFGLVAGHEDLNDHHELRTDPLIQTVVGRDRQLATPSTLCRFENGIDRRACVDLSRLFVEFFIESFSTPPRELILDFDATDDLTYGMQENRFFHGYYDHYCFLPLYVFCGDQLLVAYLRPSKIDAAKHAWAILSLLVKRFRQKWPKVKIIFRGDSGFCRQKMLNWCDKNEVKYIVGLAKNPRLLELSKDLQVKAEALYNETHEKAKLFTQFEYAAGTWKYPRRVIAKAEFNSPGPNNRFIVTNLDDDGQYLYEKVYCARGEMENRIKEQQLDLFADRTSCHDFAANQFRLLLSSLAYILMERFRALLLTGTQFAEATCGSIRLYLVKIGAIIRRNTRKIYVALSSACPNQELLRLIAAKIIAWE, from the coding sequence ATGACAAAATGTAATGTTTCGATTCCGGTCTTTCAAGGTCCGAAAAGCAGAAAAATTGAATTCAATTTCGCCGGTGGAGATATCAGCAGTGACGGCGGGTTGCTTTTTGTGAAAGAATTCGACCGCAAACTCGGTTTGACCCGGCGCGCCGGTAACCTGCTGGATTCTTTTGATCTTCGACAGCCCGGAAAAGTTGAGCATTCCTATCTGAGCATGCTTCGTCAACGAGTTTTTGGTTTGGTTGCCGGCCATGAAGATCTCAATGACCATCATGAATTGCGAACTGATCCGCTGATTCAAACTGTTGTCGGTCGTGATCGTCAACTCGCCACTCCAAGCACTTTATGTCGATTCGAAAATGGAATCGATCGTCGTGCTTGCGTAGATTTGAGCCGATTGTTTGTCGAATTCTTTATCGAAAGTTTTTCCACGCCGCCTCGAGAATTGATTCTTGATTTCGATGCTACCGATGACCTCACTTACGGGATGCAGGAAAATCGCTTTTTTCATGGCTATTATGACCACTATTGCTTTTTGCCGTTGTATGTTTTCTGCGGGGATCAATTGCTTGTGGCTTATTTGCGTCCATCAAAAATTGATGCGGCCAAGCATGCTTGGGCGATTCTCTCGCTACTGGTAAAGCGCTTTCGGCAGAAATGGCCGAAGGTTAAGATTATTTTCCGGGGAGACAGTGGCTTTTGTCGGCAGAAAATGCTGAACTGGTGTGATAAAAATGAGGTCAAATATATTGTCGGATTGGCGAAAAATCCACGTTTGCTGGAATTATCAAAAGATCTTCAAGTGAAAGCGGAAGCACTTTACAACGAAACACATGAAAAAGCAAAACTGTTTACTCAGTTCGAATATGCGGCAGGAACTTGGAAATACCCGCGCCGGGTGATTGCCAAAGCGGAATTCAACTCCCCCGGACCGAATAATCGTTTTATCGTCACCAATCTTGATGATGATGGACAATATCTTTATGAAAAAGTCTATTGCGCCCGAGGTGAGATGGAAAACAGGATCAAGGAACAGCAGCTGGATCTTTTCGCTGATCGGACGAGCTGCCATGACTTTGCGGCAAATCAATTCCGGCTTCTGCTTTCAAGTTTGGCTTATATTCTCATGGAACGGTTTCGGGCATTGTTGTTGACAGGAACTCAATTTGCCGAGGCTACCTGCGGCAGCATTCGCTTATACCTGGTGAAAATCGGTGCCATTATTCGGCGGAATACCAGAAAAATTTATGTTGCTCTTTCAAGTGCTTGTCCAAATCAGGAACTCCTCCGCTTGATCGCTGCGAAAATCATCGCTTGGGAATAA
- a CDS encoding IS4 family transposase — MARTKAQLADNFRESDFLTLASLLGVVPFEALCNALTKCGLATQRYRKLPLELMAYYVICLSLYSSISLQEVLRCILEGFDWLKIKMPCGEIKGRGGISRARNRLGYKAMQCLFEDVCKPLAQPDTIGAFYRGWRLMAIDGTTFDLPDEQRNHDFFGRPPCSRGKTAFPQLRMTTLLEIGTRAIIGAAHGPYSEGENTQGKRLLPLLQKDMLLLADRGFGCYPFFSECIKTGASLVFRIRSNMKFAKEKILPDGSFLSTFYPGAEQRKKTNGIPVRVIEYAIKGSSEKYRLITSILKEEDAPASELAALYHERWEIELAYDELKNHLKQPGAALRSKTPELIIQELFGYLLAHYTIRSLIHQAARKNKVDPDRLSFINAVRILCRKITAAHFPPQTTGN, encoded by the coding sequence ATGGCACGAACCAAAGCGCAGTTGGCAGATAATTTTCGCGAGAGTGACTTTTTAACCTTGGCCTCATTGCTTGGGGTTGTTCCTTTTGAAGCCCTTTGCAATGCACTGACCAAGTGCGGACTTGCGACGCAACGTTACCGCAAACTGCCACTGGAATTGATGGCTTATTATGTTATTTGTCTTTCGCTGTATTCAAGCATTTCGTTGCAAGAGGTTTTGCGCTGCATTCTTGAGGGCTTTGACTGGCTGAAGATAAAAATGCCTTGCGGCGAGATCAAAGGGCGAGGAGGAATTTCACGTGCCAGGAACCGTTTGGGGTACAAGGCAATGCAATGTTTATTCGAGGATGTTTGTAAACCCCTGGCCCAGCCGGATACCATTGGCGCCTTTTATCGGGGATGGCGTTTGATGGCAATCGACGGCACAACCTTTGATTTACCGGATGAGCAGAGGAATCATGATTTTTTTGGCCGTCCGCCATGCTCCCGCGGGAAAACCGCATTTCCGCAATTGCGCATGACAACTTTACTTGAAATCGGTACGCGTGCGATTATTGGTGCGGCCCATGGGCCTTATTCTGAAGGGGAAAATACTCAAGGCAAACGACTTTTGCCGCTCCTGCAAAAGGATATGCTGCTACTTGCTGATCGTGGCTTTGGTTGCTATCCGTTCTTTTCCGAATGCATCAAAACTGGCGCATCGTTAGTGTTTCGAATCCGCAGCAATATGAAATTTGCAAAAGAAAAAATTCTGCCGGACGGTTCTTTTTTAAGTACGTTCTATCCTGGCGCGGAACAACGCAAGAAAACCAATGGCATTCCTGTTCGAGTAATTGAATATGCCATCAAAGGCTCCAGCGAAAAATATCGCTTGATAACCAGTATTTTAAAAGAGGAAGACGCTCCGGCTTCGGAACTTGCGGCTCTCTACCACGAGCGCTGGGAGATCGAATTGGCTTATGATGAATTGAAGAATCATCTGAAGCAACCAGGAGCCGCCTTGCGAAGCAAAACCCCGGAATTGATTATACAGGAATTGTTTGGATATCTACTTGCGCACTATACGATTCGCAGCTTAATACATCAAGCCGCACGGAAAAATAAGGTCGATCCAGACCGGCTTTCCTTTATCAATGCGGTACGAATTCTGTGCAGAAAAATCACTGCTGCTCATTTTCCCCCTCAAACCACAGGAAATTGA
- a CDS encoding transposase has product MKVIEFFVESFILPHELILDFDATDGLTYGMQEKRFFHGYYDHYCFLPLYVFCGDQLLCAYLRPSKMDAAKHSRTILSLLVKRLRRK; this is encoded by the coding sequence ATGAAGGTTATCGAGTTCTTTGTAGAAAGTTTCATCCTGCCTCATGAACTCATCCTTGATTTCGACGCAACCGATGGTCTCACCTATGGGATGCAGGAAAAACGTTTCTTTCACGGATATTATGACCATTACTGCTTTCTTCCGCTCTATGTGTTCTGTGGCGATCAATTACTTTGCGCATATCTCCGGCCCTCAAAGATGGATGCAGCCAAACATTCCCGGACAATTCTTTCCCTGTTGGTGAAACGACTCCGCAGGAAATGA
- a CDS encoding helix-turn-helix transcriptional regulator — protein sequence MIFQTGSTGHRQLDYSDVFHFSRRFKTAIGETPTRYRVKFGAKRPD from the coding sequence ATGATTTTCCAGACTGGCTCGACCGGACACCGGCAACTCGATTACAGCGACGTCTTTCATTTCAGCCGTCGTTTCAAGACGGCAATCGGCGAAACGCCGACCAGGTATCGAGTCAAATTCGGCGCCAAACGGCCTGATTGA
- a CDS encoding AraC family transcriptional regulator → MIRSGKSNHPLRLEKVPHTDTSSFVLETSKGKVLACNYHYHPELELTFIVSGSGRVLIGSTLTAFRPGDLALIGGNVPHLYASTPGPAASEQCSETRVLKFGNNLCDGGLSALPEFAVLSRLRQEAATGVLFRNNPAFQADFDQLAGLSGGKRLLCFFDLLLRLAVFPREVLPSSGNPVGLRPDDGGEQIERAIRFLQRHFREKITLADVAMATGMEPESFRRFFRRTVRVNVTDYLLELRLGYAEKLLQDTAGSISAIALEAGFRNLSNFNRLFRARRGITPRAYRKFSS, encoded by the coding sequence ATGATACGATCCGGCAAAAGTAACCATCCGTTGCGGTTGGAAAAGGTTCCGCATACCGACACTTCCAGCTTCGTGCTGGAAACCTCGAAAGGCAAAGTGCTGGCATGCAATTATCACTATCACCCCGAACTGGAATTGACCTTCATCGTCTCCGGTTCCGGGCGGGTATTGATCGGTTCGACGCTCACCGCCTTTCGGCCGGGCGATCTGGCGTTGATCGGCGGCAATGTGCCGCATCTGTATGCCTCGACACCGGGCCCGGCGGCATCGGAACAGTGTTCTGAAACACGTGTTTTGAAATTCGGCAACAATCTCTGCGACGGCGGACTGTCGGCACTGCCGGAATTCGCGGTCCTGTCCAGATTGCGGCAGGAGGCGGCAACCGGCGTTTTATTCCGGAACAATCCCGCTTTCCAGGCTGATTTCGACCAACTCGCCGGACTTTCCGGCGGCAAGCGCCTGCTCTGCTTTTTCGATCTGCTGCTCCGGCTGGCAGTATTCCCCCGTGAGGTGCTGCCATCGTCCGGCAACCCGGTCGGGCTGCGGCCGGATGACGGCGGCGAACAAATCGAGCGAGCCATCCGTTTTCTCCAGCGCCATTTCCGGGAAAAGATCACACTGGCGGACGTCGCCATGGCAACCGGCATGGAACCGGAAAGTTTCCGCCGCTTTTTCCGTCGGACCGTGCGGGTCAACGTTACGGATTATCTGCTCGAATTGCGGCTGGGTTATGCGGAAAAACTCCTGCAGGACACCGCCGGCAGTATTTCCGCCATTGCGCTGGAGGCCGGTTTCCGCAACCTCTCGAACTTCAACCGGCTGTTCCGCGCCCGGCGCGGCATTACGCCCCGGGCCTATCGGAAATTTTCATCATAA
- a CDS encoding D-lyxose/D-mannose family sugar isomerase, producing MKRSEINREIRAAEAFFSSLGFQLPKFAFWTPEEWAGHGPEIREIYDCNLGWDVTDFGRGDFRRAGLLLFTIRNGVAGSTRYPKAYAEKIMISRSEQKTLMHCHEKKCEDIINRGGGKLVFELYNRKSPGERELADTPVELVRDGERIIVQPGAKLVLSPGESITLTPNLFHAFYAEKGADVMIGEVSSVNDDRADNVFYQPQRRFPLIEEDEPPYRKMVGDY from the coding sequence ATGAAACGTTCGGAGATCAACCGGGAGATTCGTGCCGCGGAGGCATTTTTCTCTTCACTGGGATTCCAATTGCCGAAATTTGCCTTCTGGACGCCGGAAGAGTGGGCGGGACATGGTCCGGAAATCCGTGAAATTTACGACTGCAACCTGGGGTGGGATGTCACCGATTTCGGCCGGGGTGATTTTCGCCGGGCCGGTTTGCTGCTGTTTACGATTCGGAACGGCGTGGCCGGTTCGACGCGATATCCCAAAGCTTACGCCGAAAAGATCATGATTTCGCGCTCTGAACAGAAAACCCTGATGCACTGCCACGAGAAGAAGTGCGAGGATATCATCAATCGCGGCGGCGGCAAGTTGGTCTTCGAACTCTACAACCGGAAGTCCCCCGGAGAGCGGGAACTGGCCGATACCCCGGTGGAGCTGGTCCGGGACGGCGAGCGGATCATCGTCCAACCGGGGGCAAAACTGGTGCTGTCGCCGGGGGAAAGCATCACGCTGACGCCGAATCTCTTTCATGCCTTTTATGCCGAGAAGGGGGCGGATGTCATGATCGGTGAAGTCTCTTCGGTCAATGACGACCGTGCCGACAACGTGTTTTACCAGCCGCAGCGCCGTTTCCCGCTCATCGAAGAGGATGAACCGCCGTATCGGAAAATGGTCGGTGATTATTGA
- a CDS encoding DUF2062 domain-containing protein, with amino-acid sequence MRRCKLNYRRTLRYYYYRMVRLNGTPSYLARGMAVGLFVAFLMPVGLQTIVALPLAFVFRASKVLAFVGTMATNYATMLVLYPLQCWLGSYLLFRPLSYALFKQHITAFLATPTLENFWQLGLEILLPFFAGGLFLAVIFAVAGYYATYHLVAGYRRLRRRRKNRRQPRT; translated from the coding sequence ATGCGGCGCTGCAAACTAAATTATCGACGGACCCTTCGGTATTATTACTACCGGATGGTCCGCCTGAACGGGACGCCGTCCTATCTGGCCCGCGGCATGGCCGTCGGCCTCTTCGTCGCCTTTTTGATGCCGGTCGGCCTGCAGACGATCGTCGCGCTGCCGCTGGCCTTCGTGTTCCGCGCCTCCAAAGTACTGGCCTTCGTCGGAACGATGGCGACCAATTATGCGACGATGCTTGTCCTCTATCCACTGCAGTGCTGGCTCGGCAGTTATCTGTTGTTCCGGCCGTTGTCGTATGCCCTGTTCAAACAGCATATCACCGCCTTCCTCGCCACGCCGACATTGGAAAATTTCTGGCAGCTCGGTCTGGAAATCCTGCTGCCGTTTTTCGCCGGCGGTCTGTTCCTCGCCGTCATTTTCGCCGTCGCTGGATACTACGCGACTTATCATCTGGTCGCCGGATACCGCCGGCTGCGCCGCCGGCGGAAAAACCGGCGTCAGCCGAGAACATAG
- a CDS encoding SLC13 family permease, with protein MLTLTLGAIIFAATYILIASEKVDKAIAAILGAGAMVICGVAGFPDMLAKIDLNVLGLLVGMMIIVNLMATTGVFEWVAVQIARQTKGNGVLIAVEFMLATAFISAFMDNVTTVILMAPVTILITQLLGLPTVPILIMEAIFSNIGGTATLIGDPPNILIGASCNLSFNDFLLNLTPVVLVIALVTVGLVVFGMRRKLKSNPAAIHLVSLTEPRRAILDVKRLKRSLIVFAGVLLAFFCGRWIGIEPGLTAMCGACIMLLVCRVDFSHMLEKVEWSTIIFFCGLFMMVGALELNHAFSLLGAEMVKLTQGNFALTMMIILWGSALLSSVVDNIPLVIAMIPLINSIIPTFAGQMGLEGSEEISRAVGQPLFWSLALGACLGGNGTLIGASANVVVSQVARKNGYKISFAEFSRYGFPLMLVSTAVSSVYLYLRYLI; from the coding sequence ATGTTGACATTGACGCTTGGAGCAATCATTTTCGCGGCGACCTATATCCTGATCGCTTCGGAAAAAGTGGACAAAGCCATCGCCGCCATCCTCGGCGCCGGGGCAATGGTCATCTGCGGTGTCGCCGGCTTTCCGGACATGCTGGCCAAAATCGATTTGAATGTGCTGGGACTGCTGGTCGGCATGATGATCATCGTCAATCTGATGGCCACCACCGGCGTTTTCGAATGGGTCGCCGTGCAGATCGCCCGGCAAACCAAAGGCAACGGCGTCCTGATCGCGGTGGAATTCATGCTGGCCACCGCCTTTATTTCCGCCTTCATGGACAATGTGACCACCGTCATCCTGATGGCGCCGGTGACTATCCTGATCACCCAACTGCTCGGCTTGCCGACGGTGCCGATCCTGATCATGGAAGCGATTTTTTCCAACATCGGCGGCACCGCCACGCTGATCGGCGACCCGCCGAACATCCTGATCGGCGCCAGTTGCAATTTAAGCTTCAACGACTTCCTGCTCAATCTGACGCCGGTGGTGCTGGTCATCGCCCTGGTGACCGTCGGCCTCGTCGTATTCGGCATGCGCCGGAAGCTGAAGAGCAACCCGGCGGCAATCCACTTGGTGTCGCTGACCGAACCGCGGCGGGCCATCCTCGACGTCAAACGGCTGAAACGTTCGCTGATCGTCTTTGCCGGCGTGCTGCTGGCCTTTTTCTGCGGCCGCTGGATCGGCATCGAACCGGGCCTGACCGCGATGTGCGGCGCCTGCATCATGCTGCTGGTCTGCCGGGTGGATTTTTCCCATATGCTGGAAAAAGTCGAATGGAGCACCATCATCTTTTTCTGCGGGCTGTTCATGATGGTCGGCGCCCTGGAGCTCAATCACGCCTTTTCGCTGCTCGGCGCCGAAATGGTCAAATTGACCCAGGGCAATTTCGCGCTGACGATGATGATCATCCTCTGGGGCAGTGCGCTGCTGTCATCGGTCGTCGACAACATTCCGCTGGTCATCGCGATGATCCCGCTGATCAACTCGATCATCCCGACCTTCGCCGGCCAGATGGGTCTGGAGGGCAGTGAAGAGATTTCCCGGGCAGTCGGCCAGCCGCTGTTCTGGTCGCTGGCGCTCGGCGCCTGCCTCGGCGGCAACGGTACGCTGATCGGCGCGTCGGCCAATGTCGTCGTCAGCCAGGTGGCCCGGAAAAACGGCTACAAAATTTCGTTTGCGGAATTCAGCCGGTACGGTTTTCCGCTGATGCTGGTCAGCACGGCAGTGTCGTCCGTTTATTTGTATCTGCGCTATCTGATCTGA
- a CDS encoding PTS sugar transporter subunit IIA has product MSNANQLSGANILTRIEAADKTALFKQLVDKAIELPQLKGQKAAILLDAVRQREHQAPTTLGNGVILPHARIAGLQELAVVIATLRTPLECETPDRKPIRIACLLLIPDDQPMRGLKFIAHFAAYARMPHLLEPLLRARQPEEIVERLSRLNIDYQQAVIAGDIMAPCRHWATPDLPLRQVTGLMAHWHLEVLPVLDNKHVVGELACTELFKLGIPDFFSQLKSVGFIRFFDPFEKYFSVEADAKTGDVMSSRICLYPPDATLIEVVFAISVLKYHQIYVVDRQDELLGIIDQALLLERIISL; this is encoded by the coding sequence ATGAGCAATGCCAATCAATTATCCGGCGCCAATATCCTGACGCGGATCGAGGCCGCCGACAAGACGGCTCTGTTCAAACAACTGGTCGACAAAGCAATTGAATTGCCGCAATTGAAAGGCCAGAAAGCCGCCATATTGCTGGACGCGGTACGGCAGCGGGAGCACCAGGCTCCCACCACGCTCGGCAACGGCGTCATTCTGCCGCATGCCCGCATCGCCGGCCTGCAGGAGCTGGCGGTCGTCATCGCCACCTTGCGGACGCCGCTGGAATGTGAAACGCCGGATCGGAAACCGATCCGGATCGCCTGTCTGCTGCTGATTCCGGACGACCAGCCGATGCGCGGCTTGAAATTCATCGCTCATTTCGCCGCCTACGCCAGAATGCCGCACCTGCTGGAGCCGCTGCTGCGGGCCAGACAGCCGGAGGAAATCGTCGAACGGCTGTCCCGGCTGAACATCGATTATCAGCAGGCGGTAATCGCCGGCGACATCATGGCGCCCTGCCGCCACTGGGCGACGCCGGATCTGCCGCTGCGGCAGGTGACCGGTCTGATGGCGCACTGGCACCTTGAGGTACTGCCGGTGCTGGACAACAAACATGTCGTCGGCGAACTGGCCTGTACGGAATTGTTCAAGCTCGGCATTCCGGATTTTTTCAGCCAGTTGAAAAGCGTCGGCTTCATCCGTTTTTTCGATCCGTTTGAAAAATATTTCAGCGTCGAAGCCGACGCCAAAACCGGCGACGTCATGAGCAGCAGAATCTGTCTTTATCCGCCGGACGCCACGTTGATCGAAGTGGTTTTCGCGATATCCGTTTTGAAATACCACCAGATTTATGTCGTCGACCGTCAGGATGAACTGCTGGGCATCATCGATCAGGCATTGCTGCTGGAACGCATCATCAGTTTATGA
- a CDS encoding DUF5722 domain-containing protein, which yields MRKKNWPALLLWLSCLLPLAGSAAALDNITADAASITIPVPAEWQDRELKLVAAPLCDSFRQGQSYPLPALFEGRPGKAIRIDRFQSGTDLLYDNFTLTGNDVALADGACVAAVEPAAARYRGPLLRPAEIKGISCVVDIDDAVKLGARYVHENIPLNRLLALDAGPEERIIEFEYNGEKIPFRASLVEYFDARFRQFYENGIAVFVVFFNEYSDSPANLPLRHPKTTAEPPMMLAAFNTATPEGIKYFTAATAFLAERYTRSDAEYGQICALIVGNEVQQHAVWYNMGKTPYQEVARDYAHAVRLAYLASRAYNPDLRIYISLEHHWSLGLKSSLQAVPGRALLEAFNQVVRTEGDFLWNLAFHPYPENLFNPRFWLDRSARNTADTPRITFRNLGQLVEIMSREPFLYRGQCRDIALTEQGFNLEAETPEAEQLQAAAYAYAYRKVKALSPRISAFILHRHADHPDEGGLKLGVWNSDLSKKRLMYDVFAAAGTPREEAAFAFALPVIGIASFEETPEAAERCQSIFDVPAEDLCFDFLAHLPEAEEENNLALEERDIVRAAGWLTRVLFQHPPADGWGRVGFAVTLPEAAGRNLQLGFETMLGHADSDGVRFRIAVDGEVIFDAVQQPGPPTSHLLDMTAYAGKKVKIDFLVEKYGNNSADWAYWVQPSLLRSDAAAD from the coding sequence ATGCGAAAGAAAAATTGGCCGGCACTGCTGCTTTGGTTGAGTTGTCTGCTGCCGCTGGCCGGCTCGGCGGCAGCACTGGACAATATCACTGCCGATGCCGCTTCCATCACCATCCCGGTTCCGGCGGAATGGCAGGACCGGGAACTGAAACTGGTCGCGGCGCCGCTCTGCGATTCCTTCCGGCAAGGACAATCCTATCCGCTGCCGGCGTTGTTCGAAGGCCGTCCCGGCAAAGCCATCCGGATCGACCGCTTTCAGTCGGGTACGGATTTGCTCTACGACAATTTCACGCTGACCGGGAACGATGTCGCGCTGGCCGACGGCGCCTGCGTCGCCGCCGTCGAGCCGGCCGCCGCCCGGTATCGGGGTCCCCTGCTGCGGCCGGCCGAAATCAAGGGAATCAGTTGCGTCGTCGACATCGACGACGCGGTGAAGCTGGGAGCCCGGTACGTCCACGAAAACATTCCACTGAACCGCCTGCTGGCACTGGACGCCGGACCGGAAGAGCGGATCATCGAATTCGAATACAACGGCGAAAAAATTCCTTTCCGGGCTTCTTTGGTCGAATATTTCGATGCGCGGTTCCGGCAGTTTTATGAAAACGGCATTGCGGTTTTCGTCGTCTTTTTCAATGAATACAGCGATTCGCCCGCCAATCTGCCGCTGCGCCACCCGAAAACGACCGCCGAACCGCCGATGATGCTGGCCGCTTTCAACACCGCCACTCCGGAAGGGATCAAATATTTCACCGCGGCAACGGCTTTTCTGGCCGAACGCTATACCCGTTCGGACGCCGAATACGGCCAGATCTGCGCGCTGATCGTCGGCAACGAAGTCCAGCAGCACGCCGTCTGGTACAACATGGGAAAAACGCCGTACCAGGAGGTGGCGCGCGATTACGCTCACGCGGTGCGCCTGGCTTATTTGGCGAGCCGTGCCTACAATCCGGATTTGCGGATTTACATCTCGCTCGAACATCACTGGTCGCTGGGGCTGAAGAGTTCGCTGCAGGCGGTCCCCGGCCGGGCATTGCTCGAAGCGTTCAACCAGGTCGTCCGGACGGAAGGTGATTTTCTCTGGAATCTGGCCTTTCATCCCTATCCGGAGAACCTGTTCAATCCGCGCTTCTGGCTCGACCGCAGCGCCCGGAACACCGCCGATACGCCACGCATCACCTTCCGCAACCTCGGCCAACTGGTGGAAATCATGAGCCGGGAGCCTTTTCTTTATCGCGGCCAATGCCGCGATATCGCCTTGACTGAACAGGGGTTCAACCTCGAAGCCGAAACGCCGGAGGCCGAACAACTGCAGGCGGCCGCCTACGCCTATGCTTACCGCAAAGTAAAAGCGCTCTCGCCCCGGATCAGCGCCTTCATCCTGCACCGGCATGCCGATCATCCCGATGAAGGCGGCTTGAAGCTGGGCGTCTGGAATTCCGACCTGAGTAAAAAACGGTTGATGTACGATGTCTTCGCCGCCGCCGGCACGCCGCGGGAAGAAGCGGCTTTCGCTTTCGCCCTGCCGGTGATCGGTATCGCGTCCTTCGAGGAAACGCCGGAAGCGGCGGAACGCTGCCAGTCGATTTTCGATGTGCCGGCGGAAGATCTCTGTTTCGATTTTCTGGCCCATTTGCCGGAGGCGGAGGAGGAGAACAACCTGGCGCTGGAAGAGCGCGATATCGTCCGGGCCGCCGGCTGGCTGACCAGAGTGCTTTTTCAGCACCCGCCGGCCGACGGTTGGGGCCGGGTCGGTTTTGCCGTGACGCTGCCGGAGGCGGCGGGACGCAATTTACAGCTCGGCTTTGAAACGATGCTCGGCCATGCCGACAGCGATGGCGTCCGTTTCCGGATTGCCGTCGACGGCGAAGTAATCTTCGACGCGGTCCAGCAACCGGGTCCGCCGACCAGTCATTTGCTGGATATGACCGCCTACGCCGGGAAAAAGGTGAAAATCGACTTCCTCGTCGAAAAATATGGCAACAACAGCGCCGATTGGGCCTATTGGGTCCAGCCGTCCCTGCTGCGTTCCGATGCCGCGGCAGATTGA